TAAGTGCTCCAAATCATCCAAAATTGCTCTATTCTACTCTCTTCCCATTGGATCTGAAGTAACATGTTAAATCTTCTATGCTACTACCTTCCGGTCTCCTACTTCCCCTATTAATGTGCTAATTCTtccacactttctctctctctctgtgtgttccTCCCTCAAGCTAACACCTTGTGGTTCGTCTCCGgacaaacaaatcaaaatctttttttgctaaTAAATATAGACCTTCATGACAGTCAATGTGTTTACGTGTTTGACTGTGTCTTTCCTGGCATCAGTAAGCTTACTGAAGCACAGAGGACAGACCAAGCGTCTGGTTTATTCATctatgaaaatgtaaaactttacaatttttaaagtatttaatctAATAATACCTCTCGTTCATTATCTGAACATGTAAGCTTAAGCCTACTTACCATATCTAACAGCAGCTCGATCTTAAGCTTTAAAAGGttgttttcttcttctaatTGCAGATTCCTCTTTTTCAGTTTCTGCACCTCCTTGCTAGACCCATTCGCTCCTGACTCTGTGACAAAGAGACAAGCGTTAAACACACTGCTGACCTGCTCCCTAAAAAAGAAGACAACAAACCACCAGATACTAATTTATAAAATAGCAGTGTTGTGGATTTTTGTGAGTTGTTTGCTTATCAGGAGAAAGGTCGTACCTATAATCCATTGTCCATCTTCAAATTTTAAGCTCTGACCTCCAATATTCATCATAGGAGCTCCATATTCCAGGCCTAATTCGATCTCCCTGGTGGACCGATCCAACTGACAGAAAACAAACATGCATATTATACTAGAATTTATTTatctacataataataataaatttgttgTTTGCGCAATATTATTACTGGACGTACTGAATTTTATGAATGTATTACTAATCTACGTAGAATTGAAAGACTTTAATGTAGTCCCAGAAATCATGTCTTACTGTATGAAGGTTGGAGAGGGAGGCAGATTTGCGAGGAGGTGTCTTCTTGGGGCTAAATGTATTGCCAAAAAGGGGCATTTTAGTCTAAATTTAATAATCACCTGTGGTACCTGATAGAGAAATAACACAAAATGAGCAAAGCTGTAATTAGACGTTTTAACAAGACGTctacaacatttaaaaagtcgttaatatacagaaaaatataaatatgtcaCTGATATTAATCATTAGCATTACACAGCTTTATTACTTTATAGCCTCCTAAAGCTGTAAAACAGATTATTAGCTTCAGAGCTAGTCCCAGTTACAACACACAAGTCAGCCGAAAGCCTGGCGCGAAAGCCTAGTCATATACTGGGAAAGATATCTACTGAAACGTTAAAGATTTTctcataaaaatgcattaattttatttatttttttttcaaacagttGGTTTACCGTTGCTTTTCTTTCCTGCGAAACAAAAACGTGTAAACATCAGGCTACTTCCGGGGGCGCTTAGCAACAGCACACACGCCTCCtctgtatttaataaaagtCCCATTAAACAGAAAGAACACAGCAGGAAATCATTCTTTCagtcatgaataaataaaatcaagccATGGCCCGTACTTATTAAGCGTCTCACAATCATTTCTAGCAATCGCGCTTAAAGTTAATCTGAGTCTAAAAATATTTCTATCTCAGTGTCGGACATAAACGTTGTTTATAAAGCTTCCTACTCCTTACTTGcccctccaggtcctgggttcgattccccctTCGGGTCTGTatttatggagtttgcatgttctccccttgttTGTTGGGTTTTCTCCGGATTTTAGTTCTTTGAATGCATCCATATTTGTTGCTGCTTGAAATGGGAgatattgtacattttttctgaccatttacatttgtgtatatataatttacctAAACATCttacaacataaaaatgacTCCCCTTAATatcttttttatcttattaaaatacattccttattttacttgattttttaaaatcattattagaattttttaagTTAGTATTCACTAATCTTTTTTCCATTCAGCATAGTGAATAAACAttcaacattaataataaaaaaaaacatttatacattcaAAAAAAGATGCACAATAGACTCCACATCTATTccacaaaagaacaaaattcaGAGAGGTAAGCCTTATATCTCTTAAGAAACTGGCTAGTTGaataaattgtgtataattataaAGAATATTTCAATTTGTTATTAACACAgtattatttaagttattatttattCCAAAACTATTTACATCAAATTGTACTTCATACTCTGTCGGTTTAGGGAACTTCCCTCCATCACGATTAATTACTATTACCaatactactattattataactaaaaaattccaccattcagacgcagacgtcacttcctccgtgcGTAACCCTGGCAACATAAGCACCTTGTATACCttttgctgctgctgtggaaatgtcatactacagacattaaaatattgaatatttattaaaacaaaaactgatccCATTATAATACATTctattgaaatgtgtataacttgCAAACAAATGTTTGACTAATCTTGATTacgttaaaatgtaaattattgtgtactAATAATATAATGTCGTTTTCGTTAATAAGGGTAATAAATATATCAATCCTTTTTCGTGCTCCTTTTTTAACGCTCCTGGGGGCTCACTGactgttggggaaaaaaaatatctccACTTCCGGTTAAGTGAAGACCCATTGTTCACTTGTTCCCCTACACCCTTCACATAGTTCATAGTGTAGGTATtgaccttaaccactgagctaccgctAACAAAATGGCGGAATATCTTGTGCAGTCCGCTTCTGAGGGAACTTCAAGCCGATCGGAAGGCACCCTTGGTGTCgcattactgccaccttctGGTCATGCTCGctctctttttcctttcatCTTTATATTCCTTTCTAGTCCAGTTGCCCATAAGAAACCCATGAAATACTATCCACCGTGTCCTCTTTCTTCATTCtctaaaataattttcacaATGTCCCCACCCATTCCAAATTTCTATAGTTGTGCCATCATCTCTCCTCTTTCTTGGCACTTGATTAGTATGTTCTATTGTCTCCCATCTTGATGTTTTCCAGGGCTGACACTAAATAACTACAGATCAGTACATTTCTGTGCCTGACCTTTTCCATACATTGTAGTGGCAGCATTATGACATACAGCTCTACCGTGTACACATTAATAtggttttctcttctttttctctttttaaaaattttctttttaaggttactggtggtcgtataagcatttcactgcatatcttactgtgtatgactgtgtatgtgacaaataaaatttcaattttaattcttaattttttatcaatttctctttctgtaagaaatttgtttttctctttgtttttcaacagaaaaaaaaatagagtagGTTTTTCAAAGGTATTGATCCACAATCTGTTTTCCAATACTGGGATGAACTTTGTCTTTTTACCAACCCTGTTTCAGTATTATCTGACTGCTTTGATTAAgttgttctgtttattttattttgttctatttttgaTTTTACCATATTTCTTTTGATTTATTGTCCTCCTCATCAATTGCTGATCCTATTGTCAATACATTTTTACTCTTCAGAATTTGTTCTTGTATTTTGGTTAGTATTTTGTCTGtcatcttttttgtttgttgctgtttttataatattttactaaatgttttctttttatttattgtttctacTACacacttatgttttttttattttgtactggaCTTTCATATGAAACAACATCATACACATGATCAACTTAGTTCTGAATTCTCCTCTTACATGTGTATAATTTTCTCTTTGGATGATAAAGCCATGGACTTATCATTATCAGCTTGTGTTTCTCAGTAAGTCCACTCCTCTTTCTCTAATGACAAACGTTCCTTTGTACCTAGATTTAGTTTCCTTGTTTTACCTttgcatttttgcatatttggtTTACTAATACTAGTTTCTTCATAAGAATGGTCCCATGTTAGAGTATATACACTGGCtggccgaaaaaaaaaaa
The DNA window shown above is from Clarias gariepinus isolate MV-2021 ecotype Netherlands chromosome 14, CGAR_prim_01v2, whole genome shotgun sequence and carries:
- the cby1 gene encoding protein chibby homolog 1, coding for MPLFGNTFSPKKTPPRKSASLSNLHTLDRSTREIELGLEYGAPMMNIGGQSLKFEDGQWIIESGANGSSKEVQKLKKRNLQLEEENNLLKLKIELLLDMLSETTAESHLLQKELDDLKSHYKQKK